One window of Pleurodeles waltl isolate 20211129_DDA chromosome 3_1, aPleWal1.hap1.20221129, whole genome shotgun sequence genomic DNA carries:
- the ATP5MC3 gene encoding ATP synthase F(0) complex subunit C3, mitochondrial, producing the protein MYACSKLVCTPALVRAGSRALYRPISATMLSRPEVRTGEGNAALVCGTPSTIALRAFQTSAVSRDIDTAAKFIGAGAATVGVAGSGAGIGTVFGSLIIGYARNPSLKQQLFSYAILGFALSEAMGLFCLMVAFLILFAM; encoded by the exons GTCCGTGCTGGGTCCCGAGCTCTATACAGACCAATTTCAGCAACTATGTTGTCTCGGCCAGAGGTCAGGACTGGAGAG GGGAACGCAGCGCTGGTTTGCGGGACTCCGAGCACCATAGCACTCAGGGCATTCCAGACTAGTGCAGTCAGCCGGGACATTGACACTGCTGCCAAATTTATTGGTGCGGGTGCTGCCACAGTTGGGGTGGCTGGTTCCGGAGCTGGCATTGGAACAGTTTTTGGCAGTTTAATTATTGGCTATGCCAG gAACCCTTCACTGAAGCAACAGCTCTTCTCTTACGCTATCCTTGGATTTGCACTTTCTGAAGCTATGGGACTGTTTTGTTTGATGGTTGCATTCTTGATCCTGTTTGCCATGTAA